From Polyodon spathula isolate WHYD16114869_AA chromosome 26, ASM1765450v1, whole genome shotgun sequence, one genomic window encodes:
- the LOC121300556 gene encoding hippocampus abundant transcript 1 protein-like, which produces MLTVLHQTFPQHTFLMNGLIHGVKGLLSFLSAPLIGALSDVWGRKSFLLLTVFFTCAPIPLMQISPWWYFAVISVSGVFAVTFSVIFAYVADITQEHERSTAYGLVSATFAASLVTSPAIGAYLSREYGDTVVVILATAIALLDICFILLSVPESLPEKMRPASWGAPISWEQADPFASLRKVGQDSTVLLICITVFLSYLPEAGQYSSFFLYLRQVIGFTSETVAAFIAVVGILSILAQTVVLGVLMRSIGNKNTILLGLGFQILQLAWYGFGSQPWMMWAAGALAAMSSITFPAISAIVSRNADPDQQGVVQGMVTGIRGLCNGLGPALYGFVFYLFHVELNEIDDRETLDKAAKTNMVNPTDERSIIPGPPFLFGACSVLLSILVALFIPEHSGTNMRPGSYKKHSNGAQSHSHSPQMGILDGKEPLLEDSNV; this is translated from the exons ATGCTTACT GTGTTACATCAAACTTTCCCACAGCACACGTTTCTAATGAACGGGCTTATTCATGGTGTCAAG GGGCTGTTGTCGTTCCTGAGCGCCCCTCTGATTGGGGCTCTCTCGGACGTATGGGGTCGGAAGTCCTTCCTGTTGCTGACTGTGTTCTTCACCTGCGCCCCGATACCTCTCATGCAGATCAGCCCTTG GTGGTACTTTGCAGTAATCTCAGTGTCTGGAGTCTTCGCTGTCACGTTCTCAGTGATATTTGCCTATGTCGCTGACATCACCCAGGAGCACGAGAGGAGCACTGCCTACGGCCTG GTGTCGGCCACGTTTGCCGCAAGCCTGGTAACCAGCCCGGCGATCGGCGCCTACCTGTCTCGCGAGTACGGTGATACTGTCGTCGTGATCCTGGCTACGGCCATCGCCCTGCTGGACATCTGCTTCATCCTGCTGTCAGTGCCAGAGTCCCTGCCTGAGAAGATGCGCCCGGCCTCCTGGGGAGCGCCCATCTCCTGGGAACAGGCAGACCCCTTCGCT TCTCTTCGTAAGGTGGGTCAAGACTCGACGGTTCTCCTCATATGTATCACCGTGTTTCTTTCCTACCTTCCTGAAGCTGGACAGTATTCAAGTTTCTTCCTTTACTTGAGACAG GTAATTGGGTTCACTTCTGAGACGGTGGCTGCATTCATAGCGGTGGTTGGAATCCTCTCTATATTGGCCCAG acggTGGTTTTGGGTGTCTTGATGAGATCCATAGGGAACAAAAACACCATTCTTCTGGGCCTGGGGTTCCAGATCCTGCAGCTAGCCTGGTATGGCTTCGGATCACAGCCTTG GATGATGTGGGCAGCAGGAGCCCTGGCTGCCATGTCCAGCATCACCTTCCCAGCCATCAGTGCTATAGTGTCCAGGAACGCCGACCCTGATCAGCAGG GAGTGGTGCAGGGAATGGTCACGGGGATCCGAGGTCTGTGTAACGGTCTGGGGCCGGCTCTCTATGGCTTCGTCTTCTACCTGTTCCACGTGGAGCTCAATGAAATAGATGACAGGGAAACCCTGGACAAAGCTGCCAAAACCAACATGGTCAACCCCACTGACGAG CGTTCCATTATTCCCGGGCCACCTTTTCTCTTCGGAGCGTGCTCCGTCCTCCTCTCGATCCTGGTTGCCTTATTTATTCCCGAGCACAGTGGCACCAACATGAGGCCAGGCAGCTACAAGAAACACAGCAACGGAGCCCAGAGCCATTCCCACAGCCCCCAGATGGGCATCCTGGACGGCAAGGAGCCCCTGCTGGAGGACAGCAACGTGTAG